Sequence from the Engraulis encrasicolus isolate BLACKSEA-1 unplaced genomic scaffold, IST_EnEncr_1.0 scaffold_43_np1212, whole genome shotgun sequence genome:
AAGTCTCGGCCGGTGTACTCGATACAAAGTCTCGGCCGGTGTACTCGATACAAAGTCGCTCGCCTCCCTCAAGTCGCGGCCGGTGTACTCGATACAAAGTCGCTCGCCTCCCTCAAGTCTCGGCCGGTGTACTCGATACAAAGTCGCTCGCCTCCCTCAAGTCTCGGCCGGTGTACTCGATACAAAGTCGCTCGCCTCCCTCAAGTCGCGGCCGGTGTACTCGATACAAAGTCGCTCGCCTCCCTCAAGTCGCGGCCGGTGTACTCGATACAAAGTCGCTCGCCTCCCTCAAGTCGCGGCCGGTGTACTCGATACAAAGTCGCTCGCCTCCctcaggtcgcggccggtgtactcgatacaaagtcgctcgcctccctcaggtcgcggccggtgtactcgatacaaagtcgctcgcctccctcaagtcgcggccggtgtactcgatacaaagtcgctcgcctccctcaggtcgcggccggtgtactcgatacaaagtcgctcgcctccctcaggtcgcggccggtgtactcgatacaaagtcgctcgcctccctcaagtcgcggccggtgtactcgatacaaagtcgctcgcctccctcaggtcgcggccggtgtactcgatacaaagtcgctcgcctccctcaagtcgcggccggtgtactcgatacaaagtcgctcgcctccctcaggtcgcggccggtgtactcgatacaaagtcgctcgcctccctcaagtcgcggccggtgtactcgatacaaagtcgctcgcctccctcaggtcgcggccggtgtactcgatacaaagtcgctcgcctccctcaagtcgcggccggtgtactcgatacaaagtcgctcgcctccctcaggtcgcggccggtgtactCAATACAAAGTCGCTCGCCTCCCTCAAGTCGCGGCCGGTGTACTCGATACAAAGTCTCGGCCGGTGTGCTCGATACAAAGTCGCTCGCCTCCCTCAAGTCGCGGCCGGTGTACTCGATACAAAGTCGTTCGCCTCCCTCAAGTCGCGGCCGGTGTGCTCGATACAAAGTCGCTCGCCTCCCTCAAGTCGCGGCCGGTGTGCTCGATACAAAGTCGCTCGCCTCCCTCAAGACGCGGCCGGTGTACTCGATACAAAGTCGCTCGCCTCCctcaggtcgcggccggtgtactCGTGCGGTAACAGTCACTGAGCTatacttggcttttcacactgacaggTCACGTGGGTTGCCAGTCCTGCGTAAAATCCCCCCACAGGTGATGTTTTAAAAGgagagtgtactgtatatatttaaaatgaataaaatatctGTTTCTCTTTGTCATTTTCTTGCTCAAATTGTATTACAAGAAACAGCAGTTGTCtggactgacgtgtgtgtgtgtgtgtgtgtgtgtgtgtgtgtgtgtgtgtgtgtgtgtgtgtgtgtgtgtgtgtgtgtgtgcatgtgtgtgtgtgtgtgtgtgtgtgtgtacgtgtgtgtgtgtgtgtgtgtgtgcatgtgtgtgtgtgttgacagaatGGGGTCACCCCTGCTATGGCCACTAAATCCTGAAGCCACTGGTCTCCATGACGATACCATGACAACGCCAGCATGGCTGCAGAGAGCCAATGACCCCTAGCTgcaaatgcagcacacacacacacacacacacacacacacacacacacatacacgcgaacacacacacatacacgcacatacgaacacacacacacacacacagctactgtgtTGAACTGTTGTGTGAAGTACCCTCACATAGGCCTCAGAGTTACCCGAACTCCTGAGGGTGATCACGCAGTCTAACTCACAgacactattgctgctgctgttgctgcaccgacttctgccatcagtattgctgctacagacaccagtgacagacggGGCCTTCTTACTCCTAAAGGTAAGATCAATGTTTCCCAGTCCTAATGATCaccacatcaccaccatcaccactcacagggccgctgacagctttggctgggtacTGGACAAAGTTAACTTAAAGGGCTCCCccatccaatgtgtgtgtgtgtgtgtgtgtgtgtttaaaacaaATGTAgggctgtatactgtatgtgtaacctGGATTTTGTTTCTTCATTCCTTTTTGGTTTTCAACAAAATGAGCACTTTGTTTCTGCCAAATTTTCAACAATCAGCGTCATAATAATCGATACTGCCGACCGGCGTCTTTCCAAAGGTCTCTCGACACGTGTTTACATAACTCCTGAGGGTGATCACGCAGTCTAACTCACAgacactattgctgctgctgctgctgctgcaccgacttctgccatcagtattgctgctacagacaccagtgacagacggGGCCTTCTTACTCCTAAAGGTCAGACCAATGCTTCTTACACGGTTTCTTATCTTTTTAGTCAATCCCATTTTTATGAAGTATTCCTGTATAAAATGCCCTATATgaatgcccagagagagagagagagagagagagagagagagagagagagagagagagagagagagagagagagagagagagagagagagagctgcttcgttgaatcaccacacacacattggtgggtCATGCCTGCGCCTGATGTATCTGTCTGTGTAACATTCATACAATCGTGGACAATTATTATGAATAAAAAAGCCAAAATGTGCATACTGAGGCATGCTTAGCATAAACTCCACTTAATATTTCTACATTTTAGTTAGCAGGTAAGTAATGATTCTTTCCACGGTGTAAGGCACTCAGAAtctgttgaatgttttattttacagtgacttggaagatgagggctgccatctcactgctggtgctgctgctctccatgtgtggagtccAGACGGAGAGCCACGGCACTGACGCCTCTACCCAGCTGGACGTCTctactgagctgaaggaactcagagacatggtggtggagctgaggGCAACACTACGACATACTAGAGATGACGTTAAGGTTTTGGAGGCTAAGATGGCGGTGCTGGAGGCAGATAATGTAGCCGTGACAGAAAGGCTGGCAGTCAGTGAGAGTAAGGTGGAGGCTCTGGAGAGGGCGCTACAGGACACCAAAGCAGAAATGAAGACGGAGGTGGACAATCTGAAGAAGGAAAATGCAGCAACTGAGAAAATAGAGGAGAATCTGGAGAAAGAGATCAaagcagcacccaaggtggccttctcagcaggtctgAAGGAATCTGGAGCTGAAAATGGATTCAAATATGCTAGGCGTAATAACCTGAACTTAGTGTTCAGTAGAGTCATCACAAATGTAGGAGAGGCCTACTGCAACGcaactggcttcttcacagctccagtcaggggggtctactacttcaggttcactgttgtGGATTATCTATTCTCCCGCTGGATGCATATCAAGATGTTTAAGAATGGAGAGCAGCTCATGTGGCTGAGTGAGTATGACGATGACAGACGTGAGACCTATGTGTCCAGTGGCCTGGCTCTGCAGTTGGAGAAGGGAGACACAGTAAACCTGGGGATACCAGCAGAGAGCAGGCTTTATGATCATAGTGAATATAAccacagcaccttcagtggcttcctgctcttccctctctgaaccaCGCCACAACATCACCACGACCACTCACAGGAAAACGTTGTGAAACATTGTCATGATCAAATACATATCTTTAACTGGATATCTGTCGGGTTTTCATGACACACCAATAGTAACAAAAAGGGAAGGGAAAATCCTTGATCCAGGAGCTTCAGTTGATTAAAAAAGTCCAAGATAATCTTAAATCAGTTGGCTTATACACAGTGATCGAGAATATTTACTCCTTTTGTGTTGACCATTTTCACCCTCCAAGAGCAGCAGTTGAGTTTGAGGGATGCTAGTAGCGCTCTACCCACTCTCCTTCTGACACCAATAGTAGTGTTGGAGAACTGATGATCGTTGTGAAACATTGTCATGATCAAATAAAATGTCTCTTTAACTGGATATCTGTCGGGTTTTCATGACACACCAATAGTAACAAAAAGGGAAGGGAAAATCCTTGATCCAGGAGCTTCAGTTGATTAAAAAAGTCCAAGACAAGAATGAAAAATGCTTCatcttggtccaggcacttcattTGATTTAAGAAGTCCAAGATAATCTTCatttttaactttaactttaaaAAGTCACATGAATAGCCTATCAGTTGCCAAACTCATGTAAGTATGTTTTGGCTGCATGTTCTCATTTGAGTGTGTTTTGGCTGCATCTTCTCCTTTGACGTGCCGGTACAAGGCCAgtgagagctacacacacacacgcacacacacgcacacacacacacacacgctggttggGCTATATTTTGATGTTGAGTTGTATTTATCTATTAACCCATTGTGCCCTGGAGACACATTTTTTCATTTATCGTTTATTTAGCCAGGagtgtcccattgagactacagtttcttctgccagggagtcctggtcaaaatggcagcatacatatagttacagacacagacaaacacatagacaaaaaaaggaaaataaatgtacaaaaaacacattaagaagaataagtatAAGTAAgaataaaacgtattttgagataaaaagtatactgtattaatttccctcttaaaagtctctaatgagggcagagagtccatacataatatcttctgcaactcattccataggtatggggcataaaaagaaaagcctgttttccctaattcagtgtgAGGAGTGCAAGACTGTAGTACTAACTTGTGTGAGGAACGTATACAGTATGCTGCATTCACGTTCTTCAGATttgatatttgttttgtttgaccACATGGCTGCCTCCTCAAGTGTCttatctctgctgtgtgtgtgtgtgtgtgtgtgtgtgtgtgtgtgtgtgtgtgtgtgtgtgtgtgtgtgtgtgtgtgtgtgtgtgtgtgtgtgtgtgtgtgtgtgggatggaaaGTATACAGTATGatgatatatataaaaataataatatttaactTTTAAAAACAAATGTTCATTTAAGTAGCAGACCCCTTAATCATTACCCGCATTTTGTTTCTTCATGAAATAACAAAATGAGCACTTATATGAGTAGAATGCatttttttgccaaactttcaactATCAGCGTCATAATAATCTTTATTGCTGACTGGCCTGCCTGGGCCAAAGGTCTCTCCAAACGTGTTTACATATCTCTTGACTTATATAAAAGAGGGGGATCACACAGTCATAGTCACAgacactattgctgctgctgctgcaccgacttctgccatcagtattgctgctacagacaccagtgacagacggGGCGTTCTTACTCTTAAAGGTAAGATCAATGTTTCTTACTCTGTTTCTTATTTTTTTGAGTCAATCCCATTTTGATGAAGTATTCCTACATGAatgccgtgtgagtgtgtgtgtgtgtgtgagagagagagagagagagagagagagagagagagagagagagagagagagagagagagagagagagagagagagagagagagagagagagagagagagagagagagagagagagagatctgctttTTTGAATCACCACACATTGGTGGGTCATGCCTGTGCCTGATGTATCTGTCTGTGTAACATTCATGCAATTGTGGACAATTTTTATGATTAAAGAACCTAAAATATTATATTAATAAACAGGCCAAATGTGTATTTCTAGGTATGCTTAGAATAACCTCCACtcaatatttttacattttaattagcAGGTCAGTAATAATTATTTCCACGGTCTAAGCCACTCTGTTGCAtctgttgaatgttttattttccagtgacttggaagatgagggctgccatctcactgctggtgctgctgctctccatgtgtggagtccAGACAGAGAGCCAAGGCActgacgcctctacccaggacgtctctactgagctgaaggaactcagagacatggtggtggagctgagaGTAACACTACGACATACTAGAGATGACGTTAAGGTTTTGGAGGCTAAGGTGGCGGTGCTGGAGGCAGATAATGTAGCAATGAAACAAAGGCTGGCAGTCAGTGAGAGTAAGGTGGAGGCTCTGGAGGCTGAAAATAAAGCAGTGAAAGAAAGGCTGACAGTCAGTGAGGCAGATAATGTAGCAGTGAAAGAAAGGCTTGTGACCAGTGAGAGTAAGGTGGAGGCTCTGGAGAATGAGATCAAAGCAGCACacaaggtggccttctcagcagctCTGAAGAAATCTGAAGAGGCACACACAACGGCTGAGAGTAATGACCTGAACGTAGTGTTCACCAAAGTCTTCACCAATGTTGGAGAGGCCTACAGCCGCAgaactggcttcttcacagctccagtcaggggggtctactacttcaggttcactgctATGGATATTCTATACTCACGCGCCCTGCATATCAGGATGTTTAAGAATGGAGAGAGGCTCATGCATCTGAATGAGTTTGCCAGTAATGGCGTCATCCTtctgtccagtggcctgactctgcaTCTGGAGAAGGGAGACACAGTAAACATGGTGCTACCAGCAGGCAGTAGGTTCTATGATGATAATGGTTATAACtacagcaccttcagtggcttcctgctcttccctctctgaacacCACAACATCACCATGAACACtcacagggacgctgacagctttggctccgCCCAGGAAAaaggcccgggataactgacccctttgtcccccatgtcagcttccctgatgacCACTCAGTAATGGTGTTGGTGATGATTTGTTTGAGGAATGATGATCGTTGTAAAACATTGTCATGATCAAATAAATGTTCTCTTTAACTGCATATCTGTCGGGTTATCATTACACACCATTCGCAACAAAAAGGGAAAATCCTCGATCCAGGAGCatcagttgatttaaaaagtccaaGACAAGAATGAAAAATGCTTCATCTTGGTCCAgacacttcacttgacttgaaAAGTCCAAGataatcatattatattatatgtgataatatagtataggcctaatataatataatataatataatataatataatataatataatataatagtctacatattatattatgacataaatcataaataaataggctattattgaagtatttttttcccacaaGGGATAGCCAGCCACTGTTTCATATTGATGTTAATCCCACTCATTTGATCTCACTCCTCAAACCCACTGACAGTTCAGCAAAccagagtcattcacacatttgaatgcctctctgagAGCTCagagtttgcgtgacagctcttgacttgcaATTTGCGATGAATCTGCTGATCGTAAATTCAAGACGCTTTTCTGCTGATGTGGAAACGTTACATGACAACAACAGAAATTCCACAGCTGGACGGAAAACGTTTCAGTATCAAGCACAATTCCTGAAAGGACTGTAATGTGTGGACACTGTGGACTGTGGACaagtatagagcttgaaagtgacgtcacttcccccgatttcatggtacctgaacggcgtttttagccgaaaatcgtagcatgtaatccaatggcggcattaaaatgatatttcgatccccttcgagttgtgccacgagctccacatatgttgcttctgatatttttgtttaatttttcgtacgaacccctaaactttttagaaagctgtgtttcttcacggcctcggaacaaaacaatgatacttctgcatgaataatctatatctagcctcttaaacagcatatttgtagcccagcgcatgtaatgactgagaccggaagatatttactccctaccatgttgttagatggtcagcttaggtcccgtgaaatgcggaactaaggggcgggactttcaagctctataagggataaagattcagtgACTAAACACCTAATTTCTAGCTACGaaaacgtgaggatattaggaCGCAGAAGACGTCGGCAAATCAATTGGAAAGCagttggtaatttctctttttccaaATAGCCTTTTGTGTTCTTGATgaatccccccaaaaaaacaaaaaaaaaacagcagggtGTGGTCATGGCGTTgggactagggatggcgaaaattttaAATTATCTTAACcagttactgagactcattaactggtggttaaccggttaaccggcaatcttaaatgatataacgttcgcgtgcctgatgggcacagcactgaatttttttaattttatttttcacctaagcctttctttttgctgttcagacaggacctgtcatgtccagcaAGTGTCGCccgatggaaaatgctgaattatcgtaccaaaacctcaaaattatagtttttggtggctttttgggaggaaattattattataattattattaccggttaaccggtggcagaaaatttcaccggttatcgttgatccggtcgactatcggcctatcggtgtgtgtgtgtacctgtttgcgTGACCTCATGGCTGCCTCCTCcagtgtctctggtgtgtgtgtgtgtgtgtgtgtgtgtgtgtgtgtgtgtgtgtgtgtgtgtgtgtgtgtgtgtgtacctgtttgcgTGACCTCATGGCTGCCTCCTCCagtgtctctgctgtgtgtgtgtgtgtgtgtgtgtgtgtgtgtgtgtgtgtgtgtacctgtttgcgTGACCTCATGGCTGCCTCCTCCagtgtctctgctgtgtgtgtgtgtgtgtgtgtgtgtgtgtgtgtgtgtgtgtacctgcttgcGTGACCGCATGGCTGCCTCTTCCAgcgtctctgctgtgtgtgtgtgtgtgtgtgtgtgtgtgtgtgtgtgtgtgtgtgtgtgtgtgtgtgtgtgtgtgtgtgtgtgtgtgtgtgtgtacctgtttgcgTGACCTCATGGCTGCCTCTTCCAgcgtctctgctgtgtgtgtgtgtgtgtacctgtttgcgTGACCGCATGGCTGCCTCCTCCAGTgtctccgctgtgtgtgtgtgtgtgtgtgtgtgtgtgtgtgtgtgtgtgtgtgtacctgtttgcgTGACCTCATGGCTGCCTCCTCCagtgtctctgctgtgtgtgtgtgtgtgtgtgtgtgtgtgtgtgtgtgtgtgtgtgtgtgtgtgtgtgtgtgtgtgtgtgtgtgtgtgtacctgtttgcgTGACCGCATGGCTGCCTCCTCCAGTGTCTCCGCTGCTTCGAACTTCCCCTGCCTCCTGTAGAGGGCGCCCAGATTCTTCAGAGTCGTCGTCACCGTggggctgcgcacacacacacacacacacacacacacacacgcacacgcacacaaacacacacacacacacacgcacacgcgcacacaaacacacacattagaactGAAGCGATTCAAcgctgtacacaaacacaaaacattacTCAGATAAGCAGGTAATACACACCTAGTGTGAGTATTTATGTTTGcatctcctgagtgtgtgtgtgtctgtcaactttgcggggtgtgtgtgtgttagcctcgcgagccatcctatgtacttccgccaaaggattggctccactactgtagtctggccgtgcttctctgtggagtgcttgcagcagtagaattttgattgcaacgccccccccagaaaacagccaataatcgaatacgccccccacgtggggacgaaagggggagaatgctcgtgacaatgacgtacacatctgcgccagagccattggtctgcgctatgttgttgttgagtaactgccagcgattgggtgagaggtgtccaataatttcaaactataactgagtgcaaacttcctgctttctacaatcgcttcagagcaaacaaatgccagaccataaatacgaaatgaaatggtagtattatgggatggtcaggaccaggctatgtgtgtgtgtgtatctgtctattTTGCAGGccttgtaccagtgtgtgtgtgtgtgtgtgtgtgtgtgtgtgtgtgtgtgtgtgtgtgtgtgtgtgtgtgtgtgtgtacctgtctactTTGCAGGccttgtaccagtgtgtgtgtgtgtacctgtctactTTGCAGGccttgtaccagtgtgtgtgtgtgtgtgtgtatctgtctattTTGCAGGccttgtaccagtgtgtgtgtgtgtgtgtgtgtgtgtgtgtgtgtgtgtatgtgtgtgtgtgtgtgtacctgtctactTTGCAGGccttgtaccagtgtgtgtgtgtgtacctgtctactTTGCAGGccttgtaccagtgtgtgtgtgtgtgtgtgtatctgtctattTTGCAGGccttgtaccagtgtgtgtgtgtgtgtgtgtgtgtgtgtgtgtgtgtgtgtgtgtgtgtgtatgtgtgtgtgtgtgtgtgtgtgtacctgtctactTTGCAGGccttgtaccagtgtgtgtgtgtgtacctgtctactTTGCAGGccttgtaccagtgtgtgtgtgtgtgtgtgtgtacctgtctactTTGCAGGccttgtaccagtgtgtgtgtgtgtgtgtgtgtgtgtgtgtgtgtgtgtgtgtgtgtatgtgtgtgtgtgtgtgtgtgtgtgtacctgtctactTTGCAGGccttgtaccagtgtgtgtgtgtgtacctgtctactTTGCAGGccttgtaccagtgtgtgtgtgtgtgtgtgtgtgtgtgtgtacctgtctactTTGCAGGccttgtaccagtgtgtgtgtgtgtgtgtgtgtgtgtgtgtgtgtgtgtacctgtctactTTGCAGGccttgtaccagtgtgtgtgtgtgtgtgtgtgtgtgtgtgtgtgtgtgtacctgtctactTTGCAGGccttgtaccagtgtgtgtgtgtgtgtgtgtgtgtacctgtctactTTGCAGGccttgtaccagtgtgtgtgtgtgtgtgtgtgtgtgtgtgtgtgtgtgtgtgtgtgtgtgtgtgtgtgtgtgtgtgtgtgtgtgtacctgtctactTTGCAGGccttgtaccagtgtgtgtgtgtgtgtgtgtgtgtgtgtgtgtgtgtgtgtgtgtgtgtgtgtgtgtgtacctgtctactTTGCAGGCCTTGTACCAGCCTCCATACTCGCCGAACGGACACTCCTCCTTCTGCTTCCCCTGAAACAcacgcaccagcacacacacagagtcatca
This genomic interval carries:
- the LOC134444046 gene encoding uncharacterized protein LOC134444046, translated to MFYFTVTWKMRAAISLLVLLLSMCGVQTESHGTDASTQLDVSTELKELRDMVVELRATLRHTRDDVKVLEAKMAVLEADNVAVTERLAVSESKVEALERALQDTKAEMKTEVDNLKKENAATEKIEENLEKEIKAAPKVAFSAGLKESGAENGFKYARRNNLNLVFSRVITNVGEAYCNATGFFTAPVRGVYYFRFTVVDYLFSRWMHIKMFKNGEQLMWLSEYDDDRRETYVSSGLALQLEKGDTVNLGIPAESRLYDHSEYNHSTFSGFLLFPL